One window of the Maridesulfovibrio frigidus DSM 17176 genome contains the following:
- a CDS encoding ABC transporter ATP-binding protein, producing the protein MKVSRLAQDITLKELSLGYPGNVLMENLNAVLPAGKISVILGGSGCGKSTLLRHILGLNVPVSGEIFLGATSLTNLKDQDELRLIRTRMGVLFQDGAMLGSLTLGENVALPLQEHTELPDEIIEEVVQMKLRMVGLGDFTHYFPSQLSGGMRKRAGLARAMVMDPTTLLCDEPSSGLDPISAADLDQLILKLKETFNVTTVVVTHDLDSLFNIADHVVVLHQGKCLYQGDLPGLKESDDEYLIDFLERRPTEIDNSMQRSVTFRSRV; encoded by the coding sequence ATGAAAGTATCACGCCTAGCGCAAGACATAACACTAAAAGAACTAAGCCTCGGGTATCCGGGTAATGTTCTTATGGAAAATCTTAATGCAGTACTGCCAGCGGGAAAAATCAGTGTGATTCTAGGTGGTTCAGGTTGCGGTAAATCTACTTTGCTTCGCCACATTTTAGGTTTAAATGTTCCTGTTTCGGGTGAAATATTTTTAGGCGCTACAAGCCTTACAAATCTTAAAGATCAAGATGAGCTCAGGCTTATCCGCACACGTATGGGGGTTTTGTTTCAGGATGGGGCCATGCTTGGATCATTGACATTGGGTGAAAATGTGGCTTTGCCGCTGCAGGAGCACACTGAGCTTCCAGATGAAATAATTGAAGAAGTTGTGCAAATGAAGCTCAGAATGGTCGGGCTTGGTGATTTTACACATTATTTCCCGAGTCAGCTCTCCGGCGGTATGCGGAAAAGGGCAGGGCTCGCACGTGCAATGGTAATGGACCCGACTACTTTGCTTTGCGATGAACCGTCATCAGGGCTTGATCCTATAAGTGCGGCAGATCTTGATCAGCTGATATTGAAGCTCAAAGAGACATTTAACGTTACTACTGTTGTTGTGACGCACGATTTGGATAGTTTATTTAATATTGCAGATCATGTCGTGGTGTTGCATCAGGGTAAGTGCTTATATCAGGGCGATTTGCCAGGACTCAAAGAGTCAGATGATGAATATTTAATTGATTTTCTAGAAAGAAGACCGACTGAAATTGATAATTCAATGCAACGGTCAGTTACGTTTAGAAGTAGAGTATGA
- a CDS encoding GAF domain-containing SpoIIE family protein phosphatase, with the protein MSNQAGRLKKLIQANEVLASIDSLVDLLPQLLRLAQDVTGAEASSIMLYNREKNVLEFALAMNDVLSDVKMDILKTRIELPLGKGIAGWVAEHKVSLNVVDAQNDERFSREADKKTGFETRCILCVPVIHKGELQGVVQVLNSSAKDCFNIEDQELLESFGHLAGVALVRSELLIQRLDQQKFETQLEAASRIQRQFSPKQPVLEGGNYIWGNSVPAQFVGGDLYDFIPNSDGSWYVYVADVAGKGLPAALIMSALWTRIRAAASKELPTGKMMEEINSAAYEFMGGEVFATMMLARYEPDTGVCSYSIAGHPAPLLVADGAVTEMFRPSGLPIGILSDGEFGMTEITIEKGQSLIVVTDGVDEARNKDGGFFGTERLAEALRGFDAPPVGKELLKAVSKWRGKTPPNDDTTVVEIYKS; encoded by the coding sequence TTGAGTAATCAGGCAGGTAGATTAAAAAAATTGATTCAGGCAAACGAAGTTTTGGCAAGCATTGATTCCTTAGTTGACCTGCTGCCACAGTTGTTACGACTTGCACAAGATGTAACAGGTGCGGAAGCCTCTTCGATTATGCTTTATAATAGAGAAAAGAATGTTCTTGAGTTCGCTCTAGCAATGAATGATGTGCTCAGCGACGTGAAGATGGACATCCTAAAGACTCGCATCGAGTTGCCTTTAGGAAAAGGAATAGCTGGTTGGGTTGCAGAGCATAAAGTATCTCTGAATGTAGTCGATGCTCAAAATGACGAAAGATTTTCGCGCGAAGCTGATAAGAAAACTGGATTTGAAACGCGCTGCATTCTTTGTGTCCCTGTAATTCATAAAGGTGAACTGCAAGGTGTCGTTCAGGTTCTTAATTCAAGTGCGAAAGATTGCTTCAATATAGAGGATCAAGAGCTACTTGAGAGTTTCGGTCATTTGGCAGGTGTCGCTCTTGTTAGATCCGAACTGTTGATTCAACGACTGGATCAGCAGAAGTTTGAAACGCAGCTTGAAGCAGCCTCACGTATACAGAGACAGTTTAGCCCAAAGCAGCCTGTGCTAGAGGGCGGTAATTATATTTGGGGGAATTCTGTCCCAGCTCAGTTTGTGGGCGGAGATTTATACGATTTTATACCGAATTCAGATGGAAGCTGGTACGTTTATGTAGCAGATGTCGCGGGTAAGGGACTGCCTGCCGCACTTATAATGTCGGCTTTGTGGACAAGGATAAGAGCCGCAGCTTCAAAAGAGCTTCCTACGGGTAAGATGATGGAAGAGATAAACAGTGCCGCTTATGAATTTATGGGTGGCGAGGTCTTTGCTACAATGATGCTTGCCCGCTATGAACCGGATACTGGGGTTTGTAGCTATTCAATTGCCGGACATCCTGCTCCACTGCTAGTGGCTGACGGCGCGGTCACTGAAATGTTCAGACCTTCAGGACTTCCTATAGGAATTCTCAGTGACGGTGAGTTTGGCATGACAGAAATTACGATTGAAAAAGGTCAGTCTCTTATCGTCGTAACAGACGGAGTAGATGAAGCTAGAAATAAAGATGGCGGCTTTTTTGGGACTGAGCGTCTTGCAGAAGCACTACGAGGGTTCGATGCCCCTCCTGTAGGGAAGGAGCTGTTGAAAGCTGTGTCAAAATGGAGAGGTAAAACCCCTCCTAATGATGATACAACTGTGGTTGAAATTTACAAATCTTAG
- a CDS encoding ATP-dependent 6-phosphofructokinase has translation MIKKARKKNKLLDTDIAVLGTAKIPSPLKRCFFIDDGDRTLVNLAEEDMGLTDDNTVYEEFEKAGPRAKTYFDPSKTKCAVVTCGGLCPGLNDVIRSIVLEAHYLYKVSSVLGIKFGLQGFIPKYGHDVVELTAEAVANIHQFGGTMLGSSRGPQDPEEIVDALERLNISVLFMIGGDGTMRAAQKIVAEINKRNVRISIIGIPKTIDNDIGFVTKSFGFDTAVDKATEAIQSAHVESLGVVNGIGLVKLMGRESGFIAAQATLALKDVNFVLVPEHPFEFDGEYGLLRSLEKRLDDRQHAVIVCAEGAGQEQCEYTGEKDASGNPVLCDICTMLIKRVKEHFKKVDKDFTLKFIDPSYIIRSVPANANDCVYCGFLGQHAVHAAMAGKTDMVISRLQARYVHLPLDLVTLKRKKLNVKSDYWRAVLESTGQGHLRNDMEEDLCQL, from the coding sequence GTGATAAAGAAAGCTAGAAAAAAAAATAAGTTACTGGATACCGATATTGCAGTTCTCGGAACCGCAAAAATTCCTTCACCTCTGAAGCGTTGTTTCTTCATAGATGATGGAGATAGAACGCTAGTAAATCTTGCTGAAGAAGATATGGGCCTTACTGACGACAACACCGTTTATGAAGAATTTGAAAAGGCGGGCCCTCGCGCAAAAACATATTTTGATCCTTCAAAAACGAAGTGTGCTGTTGTTACATGTGGCGGACTTTGTCCGGGATTAAACGATGTAATCCGCTCCATTGTTCTTGAAGCGCACTATCTTTATAAAGTGTCCTCAGTACTCGGTATCAAATTCGGGCTACAGGGCTTTATTCCTAAATATGGACATGATGTCGTCGAGCTTACTGCTGAAGCTGTCGCAAATATTCATCAGTTCGGTGGCACTATGCTCGGTTCTTCGCGTGGTCCACAGGACCCCGAAGAGATTGTTGATGCGCTTGAACGCTTGAATATCAGTGTTCTCTTCATGATTGGTGGAGATGGTACAATGCGCGCCGCTCAAAAGATTGTGGCGGAAATTAATAAACGTAATGTTCGCATATCTATCATTGGTATCCCAAAGACTATTGATAACGATATTGGCTTCGTCACTAAGTCTTTCGGGTTCGATACTGCTGTCGATAAGGCCACAGAAGCCATACAGTCGGCCCATGTTGAGTCTTTAGGCGTTGTAAACGGCATTGGCCTGGTAAAACTCATGGGACGCGAGTCAGGCTTTATTGCGGCCCAAGCGACTCTTGCTCTGAAAGATGTAAATTTTGTGCTCGTTCCTGAGCATCCGTTCGAGTTTGACGGTGAATATGGACTGCTCAGGTCTCTTGAGAAAAGGCTTGATGATAGGCAGCACGCTGTAATTGTCTGCGCAGAGGGTGCGGGGCAGGAACAGTGTGAATATACAGGTGAAAAAGATGCTTCCGGCAACCCTGTTCTCTGCGATATCTGCACTATGCTAATCAAGCGTGTTAAGGAGCATTTCAAGAAAGTTGATAAAGATTTCACTCTTAAATTTATTGATCCGAGTTATATCATCCGCTCAGTTCCGGCTAACGCAAATGATTGTGTCTATTGCGGATTTTTAGGGCAGCACGCTGTGCATGCAGCAATGGCGGGCAAGACGGACATGGTTATCAGTAGACTTCAGGCTCGTTATGTACATTTGCCCCTTGATCTCGTTACGCTGAAAAGGAAGAAGCTGAATGTGAAGTCAGATTATTGGAGAGCGGTGCTTGAGTCCACTGGGCAGGGGCATCTACGCAATGATATGGAAGAGGATCTTTGTCAGCTGTAA
- a CDS encoding ParA family protein, whose amino-acid sequence MAKRIVVANQKGGVGKTTTSINLSASLAVMEKKVLLVDCDPQGNGSSGLGFYPGDSRENVYSVLFQPERAEEAIFQTDIPFLSLMPASQNLVGAEIELIDKMGREYYLRELIDQVEDNYDYIIFDCPPSLGLLTVNALCAARELLVPLQTEYYALEGVAQLLMTYELVKKRLNPDLELLGVVLTMYDRRNRLARQVKNEVRKAFPDSLFETIIPRNVRLSEAPSFGKPAISYDAKSNGALAYLSLAQEVVKRHAAMEDVLTKKKADELSAL is encoded by the coding sequence GTGGCAAAAAGAATAGTAGTAGCAAATCAGAAAGGTGGAGTCGGTAAAACAACGACTTCTATTAACCTTTCAGCCTCTTTGGCGGTAATGGAAAAGAAAGTCTTACTGGTGGACTGTGACCCTCAGGGGAATGGCTCAAGCGGTTTGGGTTTTTATCCTGGAGATTCCAGAGAGAATGTTTACTCGGTGCTCTTTCAGCCTGAACGGGCGGAAGAAGCAATATTTCAGACGGATATACCATTTCTGTCGCTTATGCCTGCAAGTCAGAACTTGGTAGGTGCAGAAATTGAATTGATAGATAAGATGGGGCGTGAATATTACCTTAGGGAGTTGATCGATCAGGTTGAAGACAATTATGATTACATCATATTTGATTGTCCTCCCTCGCTTGGTCTGCTCACTGTAAATGCTCTTTGCGCGGCAAGGGAACTCTTGGTTCCGCTGCAGACCGAGTATTATGCACTTGAGGGTGTAGCTCAGTTGTTGATGACATATGAGCTGGTGAAGAAGAGATTGAATCCTGATCTCGAGCTGCTCGGCGTTGTTTTAACGATGTATGATCGTCGCAACAGGCTTGCGCGCCAAGTTAAAAACGAAGTTCGTAAAGCTTTTCCAGATAGCTTGTTTGAAACAATAATTCCAAGGAATGTAAGACTCTCCGAAGCTCCTAGTTTTGGTAAGCCGGCTATTTCCTATGATGCAAAATCGAATGGGGCGCTGGCCTACTTAAGCCTTGCTCAGGAAGTAGTGAAAAGACATGCCGCTATGGAAGATGTTTTGACAAAGAAAAAGGCCGACGAGTTGTCGGCCTTATAA
- a CDS encoding MlaD family protein, whose translation MVLNPRSSRTDIIKALLAGLAGMTVLGIFIVFLGGHDFFSDYSSYNIVFRNVKDLTSGRPVKYAGLSVGKVGSIAVDKDNPGKIRVVINIDQDFPLYEGTVATITQKGLVGDNYILLELQAQAGPRLTDGALIPAAITMSMSAVAAEIGKAVAAIAPKLERAAEGLEMLFSGANREYLEQTLKMATSVLKESNATFVAFRKDWADLSRTTASGIKSGTKSLEVITGDFAGTLNKVENVLETLETEMKYTLGNMNGEVTRAVDGIDGLTTDLRKNIEYDQEEIEAILVNVNRLSREMNRLARSLRERPWQVLNPPSGAGK comes from the coding sequence ATGGTTTTGAATCCGCGCAGTTCAAGAACTGATATAATTAAAGCACTATTAGCCGGACTGGCTGGTATGACAGTGCTTGGTATTTTTATTGTTTTTCTGGGCGGTCACGATTTTTTCTCCGACTACTCAAGTTATAATATTGTGTTCCGTAATGTTAAAGATCTAACCTCCGGACGTCCTGTAAAGTATGCAGGACTCAGTGTCGGTAAGGTCGGAAGCATCGCGGTCGATAAGGATAACCCCGGCAAAATACGAGTAGTTATCAATATCGATCAAGACTTTCCTCTATACGAGGGAACAGTTGCAACGATCACTCAGAAAGGTCTGGTTGGTGATAATTATATTTTGCTCGAACTCCAAGCCCAGGCTGGCCCTAGATTAACGGACGGAGCCCTTATCCCAGCAGCTATCACCATGAGTATGAGTGCTGTTGCCGCTGAAATTGGTAAAGCTGTTGCGGCAATAGCTCCAAAGCTTGAAAGGGCCGCTGAAGGTCTTGAAATGTTGTTTTCAGGTGCAAATAGAGAGTATCTGGAGCAAACGTTGAAAATGGCTACTAGTGTTCTGAAAGAGAGTAATGCTACCTTCGTTGCTTTCCGCAAAGACTGGGCGGATCTTTCAAGGACTACTGCCAGTGGAATTAAATCTGGAACTAAAAGCCTTGAAGTTATTACTGGTGACTTCGCGGGAACTTTAAATAAGGTTGAAAATGTTCTCGAGACACTTGAAACCGAGATGAAGTATACTCTGGGAAATATGAATGGTGAGGTTACAAGAGCTGTGGATGGAATTGACGGTCTTACTACTGATCTACGCAAAAATATTGAATATGATCAGGAAGAGATTGAAGCTATTCTCGTGAATGTAAATCGCCTATCTAGAGAAATGAACAGATTAGCCCGATCGCTTCGTGAGCGTCCGTGGCAGGTGCTAAATCCGCCTTCAGGAGCTGGTAAATGA
- a CDS encoding MlaE family ABC transporter permease codes for MKGLQVLAWMVSRLLGCMRLSIKPKKSFYRKKLYKDLANVGADSIPIVSVISACTGIILALQSAQQLEKVGAISYVANLVGVTIINELGPLLTAIIITGRSGAAFTAEIATMQISEEIDALEVMGIEPVRFLVVPKLIAMLIMVPCLTVWADFVGIVSGGIFSSLALGINETTYFNNTVEFLQLRDVFAGLVKSGAFAVSITVIGCWQGFLAREGAADVGRKTTNSVVISIFMIILLDLFFTTLNFMFR; via the coding sequence ATGAAAGGGTTGCAGGTGCTGGCTTGGATGGTTTCCAGATTATTGGGATGCATGCGTCTGAGCATAAAACCTAAAAAGTCTTTTTACCGCAAAAAGCTTTATAAGGACCTCGCAAATGTCGGGGCCGATTCCATTCCCATCGTAAGTGTTATTTCTGCCTGTACAGGAATCATTCTGGCTCTCCAGTCAGCGCAGCAGCTCGAAAAAGTTGGTGCTATCAGCTATGTTGCTAATCTCGTTGGTGTAACTATTATTAACGAACTGGGACCACTTCTTACCGCAATTATTATCACCGGACGTTCCGGTGCAGCCTTTACAGCCGAAATAGCTACCATGCAAATTTCCGAAGAGATTGATGCCTTAGAAGTAATGGGCATTGAACCTGTTCGTTTTCTTGTTGTCCCGAAGCTTATTGCTATGTTGATAATGGTTCCTTGCCTCACAGTTTGGGCCGATTTTGTGGGCATAGTTTCGGGTGGTATATTTTCTTCTCTTGCTCTCGGAATTAATGAAACGACATATTTCAATAATACAGTTGAATTTTTACAGTTGCGTGATGTTTTTGCAGGACTCGTTAAAAGTGGAGCTTTTGCAGTTTCGATCACAGTGATCGGGTGTTGGCAAGGATTTCTAGCTCGAGAAGGGGCTGCTGATGTAGGTCGAAAAACTACAAATTCAGTAGTTATTTCAATATTTATGATTATTCTTTTAGATTTATTTTTTACAACACTGAACTTTATGTTCCGCTGA
- a CDS encoding NAD-dependent epimerase — MKVLVTGAAGFIGFHLSKRLLSEGHEVIGLDILNDYYDVQVKKNRLKQIEDHENFTFAYMDMADRAAMEKLFADHQFTHVVNLAAQAGVRYSLENPQAYIDSNVVGFMNILEGCRHNGVKHLAYASSSSVYGLNTSMPFSTHDNVDHPISMYAATKKSNELMAHSYSHLFNIPTTGLRFFTVYGPWGRPDMALFLFTKAIVNNEPINVFNHGKMLRDFTFIDDIVEGVVRVLKSPAKPNLDWSGDAPDPCTSPAPFKIYNVGNNQPTELMRYIEVLEECLGKKAQMNMMPLQAGDVPCTYANVDDLLKDVGFKPCTTIEEGIAKFVDWYKEYYKV, encoded by the coding sequence ATGAAAGTTCTTGTAACCGGTGCAGCCGGATTTATCGGCTTCCACCTTTCAAAGCGCCTTCTGTCTGAAGGTCACGAAGTAATTGGTCTTGATATTTTAAATGATTATTATGACGTTCAGGTTAAAAAGAATCGTCTAAAGCAGATTGAAGATCATGAGAACTTCACCTTTGCTTACATGGATATGGCCGATAGAGCAGCCATGGAAAAGCTCTTTGCAGATCATCAGTTCACGCATGTCGTGAACCTTGCTGCTCAGGCGGGTGTTCGCTATTCACTCGAAAATCCGCAGGCTTACATTGATTCAAATGTTGTCGGCTTCATGAATATCCTTGAAGGGTGTAGGCATAACGGTGTTAAACATCTTGCTTATGCATCATCAAGCTCGGTTTATGGGTTGAACACTAGTATGCCTTTCAGCACACACGATAATGTTGATCATCCGATCTCCATGTATGCTGCAACTAAAAAGTCCAATGAGTTGATGGCTCACTCCTATAGTCATCTTTTCAATATCCCGACAACTGGCCTTAGGTTCTTTACTGTTTACGGACCTTGGGGCAGACCTGATATGGCATTGTTCCTATTTACTAAGGCGATTGTTAACAATGAGCCTATCAATGTGTTTAATCACGGCAAAATGCTTCGTGATTTCACTTTCATTGATGATATCGTTGAAGGGGTTGTCAGAGTATTAAAAAGCCCTGCTAAGCCTAATCTTGACTGGTCTGGGGATGCTCCTGATCCTTGTACAAGTCCTGCTCCATTTAAGATTTACAACGTCGGTAACAATCAGCCTACTGAGCTGATGCGTTACATCGAAGTCTTAGAAGAGTGTCTAGGTAAGAAGGCACAGATGAACATGATGCCTTTGCAGGCTGGTGATGTTCCATGTACTTACGCTAACGTTGATGATCTTCTTAAGGATGTAGGGTTCAAGCCTTGCACTACTATTGAAGAAGGTATCGCTAAGTTTGTTGATTGGTACAAAGAGTATTATAAAGTTTAG
- a CDS encoding ParB/RepB/Spo0J family partition protein, with product MAGVTGGLGRGLDALLGGAKLNEKDSASIVDARQIDISRIIANPNQPRKEFAPEALKDLADSIKTKGVLQPVLVRPIAGRRDSFELVAGERRLRASKLAGLSEIPVLVKEMTDLESMAIALIENLQREDLNPIEEAKGFQELISKFGLSQEQLAGQVGKSRSTLSNSMRLLTLSEPIQSSIGKGEISAGHGRALISIADDEARGELFRKVLSDGLSVRQAESTVSYFKEHGSLPEGEVAAPLKGASRKKKEPKEMDDKLRQFKNQLELSLETKVVFSGSPEKGSLTIKYMSEDELKRIVAMLDI from the coding sequence ATGGCAGGTGTAACAGGAGGGCTCGGAAGAGGCCTTGACGCACTACTTGGCGGGGCTAAATTAAATGAGAAGGATTCGGCATCAATAGTGGATGCCCGTCAGATAGATATAAGTAGAATTATTGCAAATCCTAATCAGCCTCGCAAAGAATTTGCACCTGAGGCTTTAAAAGATCTTGCAGATTCAATTAAAACTAAAGGTGTATTGCAGCCCGTATTAGTAAGGCCAATTGCAGGACGCCGGGATTCTTTTGAGTTGGTTGCAGGTGAACGTCGTTTAAGAGCTTCCAAGCTAGCGGGGCTATCTGAAATCCCTGTGCTGGTCAAAGAGATGACGGATCTGGAGAGCATGGCCATTGCTCTTATCGAAAATCTACAGCGTGAAGATCTTAATCCTATTGAGGAAGCTAAAGGTTTTCAGGAGCTAATTTCCAAATTTGGCCTAAGTCAGGAGCAACTGGCGGGACAAGTCGGGAAAAGCCGTTCTACGCTTTCTAACTCAATGAGACTCTTAACCCTCTCTGAGCCGATTCAAAGCTCAATAGGTAAAGGGGAGATTTCAGCTGGGCATGGACGTGCATTGATATCCATTGCTGACGATGAAGCGCGGGGAGAGTTGTTTAGAAAAGTTCTTTCTGATGGTTTGTCTGTGAGGCAAGCAGAGAGTACTGTTTCCTATTTCAAAGAGCACGGATCACTTCCAGAAGGTGAAGTTGCTGCTCCTCTAAAGGGTGCTTCTCGAAAGAAGAAAGAACCAAAAGAAATGGATGATAAGCTCAGGCAATTCAAGAATCAGTTGGAATTATCGCTTGAGACTAAAGTCGTTTTCAGCGGTTCACCTGAGAAAGGTAGTTTGACTATTAAATATATGTCTGAAGATGAGCTTAAGCGCATAGTCGCGATGCTTGATATATAA
- the rfaE1 gene encoding D-glycero-beta-D-manno-heptose-7-phosphate kinase — MDKTILSVLPKLKGQKVLIIGDVMLDHYVIGSVDRISPEAPVPVVQVTEEKYLLGGAGNVARNIVALGGEPHLTGFVGADAEGQVFNKLCVDSGIPCSLYESDDRPTTKKTRVMAHNQQMVRVDREKTDEFSVSHMDLLFAFLDTEICDYSVVILSDYGKGTLSQKFFDRFWELLKSKDHSPHVLVDPKTVNYDQYKGVNLLTPNAKEAAEGAGMTIKSRDDVLKVGKKLFDRLDPTHLLITLGGDGMALFESRDVVKHVPTFAQKVFDVTGAGDTVIATLGLGLASGLDPLTSAVLANYAAGIVVGQVGAATATVEELAEAVRNWPKPEVNTWSK, encoded by the coding sequence ATGGATAAGACAATTTTAAGTGTATTGCCTAAGCTGAAAGGTCAGAAGGTTTTGATTATCGGGGATGTTATGCTCGATCATTATGTGATCGGATCTGTCGACCGAATTTCTCCTGAAGCTCCAGTTCCTGTTGTTCAAGTCACAGAGGAAAAGTATCTTCTTGGCGGAGCTGGTAATGTGGCTCGCAACATTGTCGCACTCGGCGGGGAACCGCATTTGACTGGATTTGTCGGGGCTGACGCTGAGGGACAGGTATTCAACAAGCTTTGCGTTGATTCCGGTATCCCATGCAGTCTTTATGAATCTGACGATAGACCGACCACTAAAAAAACTAGGGTAATGGCTCATAATCAGCAGATGGTCAGGGTCGATAGAGAAAAAACAGATGAGTTTTCTGTTTCTCATATGGACTTGCTGTTTGCATTTTTAGATACAGAAATATGTGACTATAGTGTTGTGATTTTATCAGATTACGGCAAAGGCACTCTTTCTCAAAAGTTTTTTGATAGGTTTTGGGAACTGCTGAAAAGTAAAGATCATAGCCCGCATGTTTTGGTAGATCCTAAGACTGTAAATTACGATCAATATAAAGGCGTGAATCTGCTTACCCCGAACGCGAAAGAAGCCGCAGAAGGCGCGGGTATGACGATTAAAAGCAGGGATGATGTACTTAAAGTCGGTAAAAAATTGTTTGATAGACTTGATCCGACGCATCTTCTTATTACACTTGGCGGAGATGGAATGGCTCTTTTCGAGTCCAGAGATGTAGTTAAGCATGTTCCGACTTTTGCGCAGAAAGTATTTGATGTGACTGGCGCTGGTGATACGGTAATAGCTACACTTGGACTTGGTCTTGCGTCAGGGCTGGATCCATTAACTTCTGCTGTGCTCGCCAACTATGCTGCCGGAATAGTGGTTGGACAGGTTGGCGCGGCTACGGCGACTGTTGAAGAACTAGCTGAAGCGGTCCGCAATTGGCCTAAGCCAGAAGTAAATACTTGGAGCAAGTAG
- a CDS encoding WD40 repeat domain-containing protein — MTARILQAQIYTLLVLVMLFSIPTLSHADITERVGQSYIDFPPQLKKGTTKSLKAYVKQQLAKKYVSTGKLYLPPFEGLEDKLYISVIREKAVPIIAGGVSAYSGDEEGLAAALYDGSIRLWSNYPCKKMRLPSGKGAMLVAYAPGSPMLAATDSVGDKINIFDLKTCTRIPGDIPVEHGPVKMMDISRTGDWLGIIDSFNALLYGPSNGPLKEMSVLEGTPLFLGYTPGQGILITAEASGKVTMWGMNNQSFINTDDVPGGPFDSARLAGYVVCLQREDGKDVYWDLRKRALVKKSDAMKESPSWIYEKDGSLVYSTGVDRWRVAEHFGRPMFIVSYSATNKMLRVRDLDSKTRYYSTLDGKEFSKVEGSDWELLNPKNGIYKAGKGSFRLYDEVCQRGALKLYCRYLEGKGFYLWWTQAGSVVNSLPHPMELPVRDSILANEPAIWTPLIQGEIR, encoded by the coding sequence ATGACAGCCAGAATTTTACAGGCTCAGATTTATACTTTGCTAGTTCTTGTGATGCTTTTCAGCATACCAACACTCTCCCATGCAGATATAACTGAGCGGGTTGGGCAAAGCTACATTGATTTCCCGCCGCAGCTGAAAAAGGGTACGACTAAATCCTTAAAAGCGTATGTTAAACAGCAGCTTGCCAAGAAGTACGTCAGCACAGGAAAACTGTATCTTCCACCTTTTGAAGGGCTTGAAGATAAGCTGTATATTTCAGTTATCCGTGAAAAAGCTGTTCCTATAATTGCCGGAGGAGTTTCTGCTTACTCTGGAGACGAAGAGGGGCTTGCGGCCGCTTTATATGATGGGTCTATTCGGTTGTGGAGCAACTATCCTTGTAAAAAAATGAGGTTGCCATCTGGAAAGGGCGCAATGCTTGTTGCGTATGCTCCGGGAAGTCCGATGCTTGCTGCTACTGACAGTGTTGGCGATAAGATAAATATTTTTGATTTAAAAACTTGCACGCGGATACCCGGTGATATTCCTGTTGAGCATGGCCCCGTTAAAATGATGGATATTTCCAGAACGGGTGACTGGCTAGGAATCATAGATAGTTTCAATGCTCTTTTATATGGCCCTTCGAATGGTCCTTTAAAAGAGATGTCCGTTCTAGAGGGAACTCCTTTATTCCTTGGTTATACCCCGGGGCAGGGTATTCTTATTACGGCTGAAGCTTCGGGTAAGGTTACTATGTGGGGCATGAATAACCAGTCTTTTATTAACACTGATGATGTTCCCGGTGGCCCTTTCGATTCCGCAAGGCTGGCCGGCTATGTTGTCTGCCTGCAACGTGAAGATGGTAAGGATGTTTACTGGGATCTTCGTAAGCGGGCTTTGGTTAAAAAGTCAGATGCCATGAAAGAGTCTCCTTCATGGATATATGAAAAAGATGGTTCTTTGGTTTATTCTACGGGAGTTGACCGCTGGAGGGTTGCAGAACATTTCGGAAGACCCATGTTCATTGTTTCATATTCCGCAACAAATAAAATGCTCAGAGTTCGTGACCTGGATTCGAAAACTCGCTACTATAGCACTTTAGACGGAAAAGAATTTTCAAAAGTAGAGGGTTCTGACTGGGAGTTGTTGAATCCTAAGAACGGGATTTACAAAGCCGGAAAAGGCTCGTTTCGTTTGTATGATGAAGTTTGCCAAAGAGGGGCTTTAAAACTTTATTGCCGATACCTTGAAGGTAAGGGATTTTATTTGTGGTGGACTCAGGCAGGAAGTGTTGTAAACAGTCTTCCTCATCCAATGGAACTACCGGTAAGGGATTCCATTCTAGCAAATGAACCCGCCATTTGGACCCCGTTGATTCAGGGTGAAATACGTTAA
- a CDS encoding STAS domain-containing protein, producing the protein MGSGYELEVTVEESLIKISGEIDFTGTPALRKELHKFIEVSTGEVRVDLSKLEYLDSSGLASLIELRRILMQRDRTVVIISVTEQVDRLLHLTQVKSLFGME; encoded by the coding sequence ATGGGGTCTGGTTATGAATTGGAAGTTACTGTTGAAGAATCGCTTATTAAAATTAGCGGTGAAATTGATTTCACAGGTACTCCTGCACTAAGAAAAGAACTGCATAAATTTATTGAGGTCAGTACTGGAGAAGTCAGGGTTGATCTTTCAAAACTTGAATATTTGGATAGCTCAGGACTTGCTTCATTAATTGAATTACGCAGAATTCTGATGCAAAGAGATCGTACCGTTGTAATTATTTCAGTTACAGAGCAGGTCGACAGGCTTCTGCATCTTACTCAGGTGAAATCTTTATTCGGCATGGAGTAG